A region of Schistosoma mansoni strain Puerto Rico chromosome 1, complete genome DNA encodes the following proteins:
- a CDS encoding putative tbc1 domain family member gives MLLIVMDFSKVNNSAKQTCGKANHQKELKWQNMLTEWDKWMYHKTDRVRNQCRKGIAPAIRPRVWKYLCGSHQIMHMERGKYQVLLRMPGDPKIISQIKLDVDRQLPNHVLFAISHGIGRASLFNVLKAYSLLHPATGYCQAQAPIAAALLIHMPEEDAFWTFVCLCNRYMTDYFKSDLVRVKIELNILFELVKKYQPDIYHHMMKCNTEPIYFAIDWFMCLYTRNLPWSTVLRIWDMFFFEGVKVLFRIALSIFQLLLGDSNSRKRLNSMEKLMGSLRNLPKNIVGEDVLINHSFRYTFITKQELVKLYRSQLKSIGLISSSSS, from the exons ATGCTGTTGATCGTTATGGATTTTTCGAAGGTGAACAATTCTGCGAAGCAAACATGCGGTAAGGCGAATCATCAG AAAGAATTGAAATGGCAAAATATGCTAACTGAATGGGATAAATGGATGTATCATAAAACAGATCGGGTGAGAAATCAGTGTCGGAAAGGCATTGCACCTGCTATACGTCCAAGAGTGTGGAAATATCTCTGTGGTAGCCATCAAATAATGCATATGGAACGTGGAAAATATCAG GTACTCTTGAGAATGCCGGGTGATCCGAAGATAATTTCACAAATCAAATTAGATGTTGATAGACAGTTGCCTAATCACGTACTTTTTGCTATAAGCCATGGTATAGG AAGGGCGTCTCTGTTCAATGTACTCAAAGCATATTCTCTGCTACATCCAGCTACTGGCTATTGCCAAGCTCAAGCACCGATTGCTGCAGCGCTACTTATACATATGCCAGAAGAGGATGCATTTTGGACATTTGTCTGTTTATGCAACCGATATATGACCGATTATTTTAAATCAGATCTT GTACGTGTTAAAATTGAATTGAACATTTTATTTGAATTGGTGAAGAAATATCAACCAGATATATACCATCACATG ATGAAATGTAATACAGAGCCAATATATTTTGCTATTGACTGGTTCATGTGTTTGTATACACGCAATTTGCCATGGTCTACAGTCCTCCGTATATGGGATATGTTCTTCTTCGAAG GTGTGAAGGTTTTGTTTCGTATAGCACTTTCTATATTTCAACTTTTACTGGGAGATTCAAATTCAAGAAAACGTTTGAATTCAATGGAGAAATTAATGGGATCTTTACGTAATCTACCTAAAAATATAGTCGGTGAAGATGTGCTTATTAACCAT TCATTTCGTTATACATTTATCACTAAACAAGAACTTGTCAAACTGTATCGATCACAATTAAAATCCATTGgattaatatcatcatcttcatcttaa